A region from the Silene latifolia isolate original U9 population chromosome 7, ASM4854445v1, whole genome shotgun sequence genome encodes:
- the LOC141592771 gene encoding DNA replication licensing factor MCM3 homolog 2-like: MDISAEAFAAHKRTFLDFLDHDVGHGIYMELIRKMITNKTRRRLIVNLSDLYDFNSDLIRRMLRSPSEYLQPFADAATEVTKNIDPKFLKEGEGVSVGFDGPFVSRRVTPRDLLSQFIGSMVCVEGIVTKCSLVRPKVVKSVHFCPSSGKFMSREYRDITSTTGLPTGSVYPTRDENGNLLVTEYGLCKYKDHQTLSMQEVPEKSAPGQLPRTIDVIVEDDLVDACKPGDRVAIVGIYKALPGKSSGSVNGVFRTVLIANNVTLLNKEANAPIYATEDLKNIKKMAEREDTFDLLANSLAPSIYGHLWIKKAVILLMLGGIEKNLKNGTHLRGDINMMMVGDPSVAKSQLLRAIMNIAPLAISTTGRGSSGVGLTAAVTSDQETGERRLEAGAMVLADRGVICIDEFDKMNDQDRVAIHEVMEQQTVTIAKAGIHASLNARCSVVAAANPIYGTYDRSLTPTKNIGLPDSLLSRFDLLFIVLDQMDPEIDGHISEHVLRMHQYRSALDGGYGILDGSYGREEEMDAGSSVFVKFNRKLHGKKVHKGRKQDTLTINFLKKYIHYAKHRVQPELSDEASEQIANAYAELRNANSNAKVGGGGGTLPITARTLETIIRLSTAHAKLKLSRTVSKSDVDAALKVLNFAIYHKELTDMEEREQEREKENERKRKAENDSTNSERARRTRRDNNSSAGDGTATEGGATEAMEEDETPANSGISLSPERIEAFDSTLGQHMRANHLDTIAISDIDSLVNAGQANNYTRPEIMTLLERLHADNRLMIVDDMVHMM; encoded by the exons ATGGATATCAGCGCCGAAGCCTTCGCCGCGCACAAGCGAACATTCCTGGACTTCCTCGATCACGAC GTAGGTCATGGAATCTATATGGAATTGATTCGCAAAATGATCACTAACAAAACTCGCCGTCGTCTCATCGTCAATCTCTCTGATCTCTATGATTTCAATTCCGATTTGATTCGCAG GATGCTGAGGAGTCCTAGTGAGTATCTGCAGCCATTTGCGGATGCGGCGACAGAGGTGACTAAGAATATTGATCCGAAATTTTTAAAGGAAGGTGAAGGTGTTTCTGTTGGATTTGATGGTCCTTTTGTTTCCAGAAGGGTTACGCCTCGTGATTTGTTATCTCAATTCATTGGTTCCATGGTTTGCGTCGAGGGAATTGTCACCAAAT GTTCTCTTGTGAGACCAAAGGTTGTGAAAAGTGTCCATTTTTGTCCCTCTAGTGGCAAATTCATGTCTCGTGAATACCGGGATATCACGTCCACAACAGGCTTGCCTACGGGATCTGTATATCCGACAAGG GATGAAAATGGAAACCTGCTCGTGACAGAATATGGTTTGTGCAAATACAAAGATCATCAAACCTTATCTATGCAAGAAGTGCCAGAAAAATCAGCCCCTGGTCAGCTTCCAAGAACCATAGATGTCATAGTTGAAGATGATTTGGTGGACGCTTGCAAACCTGGGGATCGTGTTGCCATAGTTGGGATCTACAAAGCTCTTCCTGGTAAAAGTAGTGGCAGTGTGAATGGAGTATTCAG GACGGTCCTAATAGCTAATAATGTGACCCTGCTCAATAAAGAGGCAAATGCACCAATTTATGCCACTGAAGACCTAAAAAACATCAAGAAGATGGCTGAAAGAGAGGATACATTCGACCTACTTGCAAATTCCCTTGCACCTTCTATATATGGACACCTGTGGATCAAGAAGGCAGTTATTTTACTTATGCTTGGTGGAATTGAGAAGAATCTGAAGAATGGGACACACTTAAGAGG TGACATTAACATGATGATGGTTGGTGATCCTTCTGTTGCCAAATCTCAACTGCTTCGAGCAATCATGAACATTGCTCCCTTGGCCATTTCAACTACAGGCCGGGGATCTTCTGGTGTTGGTCTGACAGCAGCAGTAACTTCGGATCAAGAGACAG GTGAAAGAAGGCTGGAAGCTGGCGCTATGGTTCTTGCTGACCGTGGTGTCATATGCATTGATGAATTCGACAAGATGAATGATCAGGATCGTGTTGCTATACATGAAGTAATGGAGCAGCAAACAGTGACCATTGCCAAGGCTGGTATCCATGCGTCTCTGAATGCTCGATGCAGTGTTGTTGCAGCTGCAAATCCCATCTATGGAACT TATGATCGATCATTGACACCAACAAAGAATATCGGTTTGCCAGATTCCTTGCTTTCTCGGTTTGATCTCTTGTTCATTGTGTTGGATCAAATGGATCCTGAGATTGATGGTCATATATCTGAGCATGTCTTGCGTATGCATCAGTATCGTTCTGCACTAGATGGAG GTTATGGAATACTTGATGGGAGTTACGGAAGAGAAGAAGAGATGGATGCCGGTTCGTCTGTCTTTGTCAAGTTCAACAGGAAGCTTCATGGCAAGAAGGTTCACAAGGGTAGGAAGCAAGATACGCTTACGATCAATTTTCTTAAGAAGTACATTCATTACGCAAAGCACAGAGTTCAGCCCGAGCTGAGTGATGAG GCATCGGAGCAAATTGCAAATGCATATGCAGAACTAAGGAATGCCAACTCAAACGCGAAG GTTGGGGGTGGGGGTGGCACTCTTCCTATTACTGCTAGAACATTAGAAACAATCATACGACTGTCTACTGCACATGCCAAGCTGAAGCTGAGCAGAACG GTGTCAAAGTCTGATgttgacgcggctctgaaagTTTTGAACTTTGCCATATATCATAAGGAGTTGACCGATATGGAAGAACGTGAGCAAGAAAGGGAAAAAGAAAATGAGAGGAAACGCAAAGCTGAGAATGACAGCACCAACAGTGAACGTGCACGCCGCACTCGTCGTGACAACAATAGCTCAGCTGGCGATGGAACAGCCACAGAAGG TGGAGCAACTGAAGCTATGGAAGAAGACGAGACTCCTGCAAATTCAGGAATCAGCTTATCCCCTGAGAG AATTGAAGCATTTGATAGTACATTAGGTCAGCACATGAGAGCGAACCACTTGGATACGATAGCCATCTCAGATATAGACAGCTTAGTGAATGCAGGACAAGCTAATAATTACACAAGGCCAGAGATCATGACTCTTCTAGAG AGATTACATGCGGATAACAGACTGATGATCGTAGATGACATGGTACACATGATGTAG
- the LOC141592772 gene encoding 3-oxoacyl-[acyl-carrier-protein] synthase I, chloroplastic-like translates to MPTLTSPSIRPTPVTTIRRKTSHTRVRPGKRWVSPRAGAVKTTAPKRETDPKRRVVVTGMGLVSVFGNDPDVFYEKLLEGVSGIIPIDKFDASKFPTRFAGQIRNFSSEGYIDGKNDRRLDDCLRYCLVAGKKALENAHLGGDIHSKVDIKRTGVLVGTGMGGMTAYSDAVEALIDKGHRRISPFFIPYSITNMASALLAIELGLMGPNYSISTACATSNYCFFAAANHIRRGEADVMVAGGTEAPVIPIGLGGFVACRALSQRNDDPQTASRPWDKDRDGFVMGEGAGLLVMESLEHAMKRGAPVIAEYLGGAVNCDAYHMTDPRSDGLGVSACIVKSLQDAGVSPEEVNYINAHATSTILGDLAEVNAIKKVFKNTSGIKLNGTKSMIGHCLGAAGGLEAIATIKACTTGWVHPTINQFNKEPAVEFDTVPNKKQQHEVNVAISNSFGFGGHNSVVVFCPFKP, encoded by the exons ATGCCCACCTTAACCTCACCGTCAATCCGGCCAACTCCGGTGACCACCATCCGTCGTAAAACGAGTCACACCCGGGTCCGACCCGGAAAACGCTGGGTCAGTCCCCGAGCTGGAGCGGTTAAAACCACCGCGCCAAAGCGAGAAACAGACCCGAAAAGACGGGTAGTAGTTACGGGTATGGGATTGGTTTCGGTTTTCGGAAATGACCCGGATGTGTTCTATGAGAAATTACTTGAAGGGGTTTCCGGAATTATCCCTATTGATAAGTTTGATGCGTCTAAGTTTCCTACCCGATTCGCGGGGCAAATACGTAATTTTAGTTCAGAAGGGTATATTGATGGGAAGAATGATAGGAGACTTGATGATTGTTTGAGGTATTGTCTTGTTGCTGGTAAAAAAGCTCTTGAGAATGCTCATCTTGGTGGTGATATTCACTCAAAg GTGGACATAAAAAGAACAGGAGTGCTTGTGGGAACTGGGATGGGTGGGATGACGGCCTATTCTGACGCGGTTGAAGCTTTGATTGACAAAGGACACAGGAGAATTTCTCCCTTTTTCATTCCTTATTCCATTACAAACATGGCTTCCGCGTTACTTGCCATTGAACTTGGCTTAATGGGTCCAAACTATTCTATCTCGACTGCTTGTGCCACCTCAAATTACTGCTTTTTTGCTGCTGCAAATCACATTCGTCGTGGAGAAGCTGATGTGATGGTTGCTGGTGGAACAGAAGCTCCGGTTATTCCTATTGGATTGGGGGGTTTTGTTGCTTGTAGAGCATTGTCGCAGAGAAATGATGATCCTCAGACAGCTTCAAGGCCATGGGACAAAGATAGAGATGGTTTTGTCATGGGAGAAGGAGCTGGTTTATTG GTAATGGAAAGCTTGGAGCATGCTATGAAAAGAGGTGCACCCGTGATTGCTGAGTACTTGGGAGGTGCAGTCAATTGTGACGCTTATCACATGACTGATCCGAGGAGTGATGGACTTGGTGTTTCTGCATGCATAGTGAAGAGCTTGCAAGATGCTGGCGTATCACCAGAAGAG GTCAATTACATAAACGCTCATGCCACTTCCACGATTCTTGGAGACTTGGCTGAGGTAAACGCCATCAAAAAAGTCTTCAAAAACACGTCTGGTATCAAGTTGAATGGAACCAAG TCTATGATAGGGCATTGCCTTGGGGCTGCTGGAGGACTGGAAGCAATTGCGACAATAAAAGCTTGTACGACTGGCTGGGTGCATCCGACCATAAACCAATTT AACAAAGAGCCGGCAGTTGAATTTGACACAGTTCCTAATAAGAAGCAACAACATGAAGTGAATGTTG CCATTTCAAATTCTTTTGGATTCGGTGGCCACAACTCAGTCGTCGTCTTCTGTCCTTTCAAGCCTTGA
- the LOC141592770 gene encoding vacuolar protein-sorting-associated protein 37 homolog 1, which translates to MFRFWGSQDQEPQPRPQDSTGQSWYPPSVVNSPSNSRPTTASGSSSNSYNPQRPYERHDSASHVSVSPAEAAGIISVLKDKSVDDLRKLLTDKEAYNQFLLSLDQVKTQNNVRDELQKATLQLARENLEKEPQIMELRNQCMIIRTSELADAQEKLNNLERQKDEIMKCYSLASLLEKLQDSMNKVDEDSEALNRQFLEKEIEVGPFVQKYKKLRYLYHRRALTHLAAKTSSVG; encoded by the exons ATGTTTAGATTCTg GGGGTCTCAAGACCAAGAACCACAACCTCGTCCACAAGATTCAACAGGACAGTCATGGTACCCTCCATCTGTAGTTAACTCTCCAAGTAATTCTCGACCCACAACCGCTTCTGGTAGTTCATCTAACAGCTATAATCCTCAGAGGCCATATGAGAGACATGATTCTGCTTCACATGTGTCAGTGTCACCTGCTGAAGCCGCTGGAATAATTTCTGTTCTAAAAGATAAAAG CGTTGATGATTTGCGGAAGCTTTTGACAGACAAAGAGGCCTACAATCAGTTTCTGCTCTCTCTTGATCAAGTAAAGACGCAAAACAAT GTCAGGGATGAATTGCAGAAGGCAACTCTTCAACTTGCTA GGGAAAATTTGGAGAAGGAACCACAGATAATGGAACTGAGAAATCAG TGCATGATCATTCGTACAAGTGAGTTAGCCGATGCACAGGAGAAATTGAACAACTTAGAGAGACAGAAAGACGAAATCATGAAGTGCTATTCTCTTGCATCGCTTCTGGAGAAGTTGCAAG ATTCAATGAACAAAGTAGATGAGGATTCTGAAGCTCTAAACCGGCAGTTCCTGGAGAAGGAAATAGAGGTGGGACCATTTGTCCAGAAATACAAGAAGCTACGTTATTTGTACCACCGTCGAGCTCTTACCCACCTTGCTGCCAAGACTTCTTCTGTTGGATGA